In Streptomyces chartreusis NRRL 3882, the following are encoded in one genomic region:
- a CDS encoding nucleotide sugar dehydrogenase, producing MMNSVAVIGLGYTGLPLAREACRAGMRVTGIDENPSVAASLNAGHSHVPDVNDADLAAMLDAGFRASADESLSAEASVAVICVPTPLDDTGGPDLSHVRRAASGLGDRLKPGTLVVLESTSFPGTTDDVVRGIVEQASGLRAGTDFSLAFSPERIDPGNETFGVRNTPRVVGGCTPRCTAVAADFFRHLCDRVVEAGSAREAELAKLLENTYRNVNIALVNELAVAARALGVDVWEALDCARTKPFGFQEFRPGPGVGGHCIPVDPVYLTHWARTGGIPLRLVELSQEVNAGMPAHVVRRAEHLLDERGRALRDARVLLVGVTYKRNSRDLRSTPAAAIARLVRESGADVTYHDPFVDAWSPGGEPVQRSVDALGAAADADLTILVQDHDTVPLDRLPEHARLLLDTRGRLRGTRAHQL from the coding sequence ATGATGAACAGCGTCGCCGTCATCGGACTCGGCTACACCGGTCTCCCGCTCGCCCGGGAGGCGTGCCGCGCCGGCATGCGTGTCACAGGGATCGACGAGAACCCGTCCGTCGCCGCATCCCTGAACGCGGGCCACTCGCACGTCCCCGACGTCAACGATGCCGACCTCGCCGCCATGCTGGACGCCGGTTTCCGGGCGTCCGCCGACGAGAGCCTGTCGGCGGAGGCCTCGGTCGCCGTGATCTGCGTCCCCACACCTCTGGACGACACGGGCGGACCCGATCTCTCCCATGTGCGGCGCGCCGCCTCCGGTCTCGGGGACCGTCTGAAGCCCGGCACCCTCGTCGTCCTGGAGTCGACGTCCTTCCCGGGCACCACGGACGACGTCGTCCGTGGCATCGTGGAGCAGGCCTCCGGACTCCGTGCCGGAACGGACTTCTCCCTCGCCTTCTCACCCGAGCGCATCGACCCGGGCAACGAGACCTTCGGTGTGCGGAACACCCCGCGCGTCGTGGGTGGCTGCACCCCAAGGTGCACAGCGGTCGCCGCCGACTTCTTCCGGCACTTGTGCGACCGAGTCGTGGAGGCAGGCTCCGCACGCGAGGCCGAACTGGCGAAACTCCTGGAGAACACCTACCGCAACGTGAACATCGCCCTGGTCAACGAACTCGCCGTCGCCGCCCGGGCACTGGGAGTCGATGTGTGGGAGGCCCTCGACTGCGCGCGCACGAAACCGTTCGGTTTCCAGGAGTTCCGGCCCGGACCGGGTGTGGGTGGGCACTGCATCCCGGTCGATCCCGTCTATCTCACGCACTGGGCGCGCACCGGCGGGATCCCGCTGCGGCTGGTCGAGCTGTCGCAGGAGGTCAACGCCGGGATGCCGGCGCACGTCGTGCGGCGCGCCGAGCACCTGCTCGACGAGCGGGGAAGGGCCCTGCGCGACGCGCGGGTGCTGCTGGTCGGGGTGACCTACAAGCGCAACAGCAGGGACCTGCGGTCCACCCCGGCCGCCGCGATCGCCCGGCTGGTCCGGGAGAGCGGCGCCGACGTCACGTATCACGACCCGTTCGTCGACGCCTGGTCGCCGGGCGGCGAACCGGTGCAGCGGTCCGTCGACGCACTGGGCGCCGCCGCGGACGCGGACCTCACGATCCTGGTGCAGGACCACGACACCGTTCCGCTGGACCGGCTGCCCGAGCACGCCCGACTGCTGCTGGACACCCGGGGCCGGTTGCGCGGCACCCGCGCCCATCAACTCTGA
- a CDS encoding hemerythrin domain-containing protein yields the protein MELHTPQAGDDAVPDVDVVDLLMRQHGDIRNLFDEVEAAEGDARQEAFRRLVRLLAVHETAEEEVVHPFVRRSVAGGEDVVEDRLAEERSAKETLSALDGLDTDDPKFLPQLLALRTAVQEHARAEERYEFIHIRRSADAGALASLAKGVKAAEAMAPTRPHPGVESAGANVALGPVAALMDRTRDAVRAAMGRD from the coding sequence ATGGAGCTTCACACGCCGCAGGCCGGCGACGACGCCGTCCCGGACGTCGACGTGGTGGACCTGCTCATGCGCCAGCACGGGGACATCCGCAACCTCTTCGACGAGGTCGAGGCCGCCGAAGGCGACGCCCGGCAGGAAGCCTTCCGCCGCCTGGTGCGGCTCCTCGCCGTCCATGAGACGGCGGAGGAGGAGGTGGTGCACCCGTTCGTCCGCCGCAGCGTCGCCGGCGGTGAGGACGTCGTGGAGGACCGCCTCGCGGAGGAGCGGTCGGCGAAGGAGACGCTGAGCGCCCTGGACGGCCTGGACACAGACGACCCCAAGTTCCTGCCGCAGCTGCTGGCGCTGCGCACCGCGGTCCAGGAACATGCCCGCGCGGAGGAACGCTACGAGTTCATCCACATCAGGCGCAGCGCCGATGCCGGTGCACTGGCGTCACTGGCCAAGGGGGTGAAGGCGGCCGAGGCCATGGCGCCCACTCGGCCTCACCCGGGCGTGGAGTCCGCCGGGGCCAACGTGGCGCTCGGTCCGGTCGCCGCCCTGATGGACCGGACCCGCGACGCCGTTCGCGCGGCCATGGGCCGCGACTGA
- a CDS encoding alpha/beta hydrolase, giving the protein MTGRIDIVRRRRLAPLLAVSVTATLAPALVTSTATAAPAATPSTASSTASKGALDPYMKQKPRWKRCDTDSPAEFQCATIKVPLDYRAPGGKRIELAISRIKSTTPGKRHGVLFSNPGGPGGQGLYMPLGMRESLPESARQKYDLIGFDPRGVGRSSPVSCALEPEEENWLRPYKEETFDKDVAWARDVANKCEEKAGDKLPHITTRNTARDMDLLRAVLGEKKISYVGYSYGTYLGAVYTQLFPGRADRFVLDSAVDPARAWRGMIQWWAEGAEPAFDRWTEWAAERSEQYGLGDTPKKVDRTFWDLVAQADEKPIEVEGQPITGDDIRSGLRAAFFSPQYATEAFVELKEAAAGRPASAKKLAAFTGSEGTRTAGATADAAEVPTDNMTASFWAVVCGDNSAAWSRDAESYRRDAIEDKGRYPLFGDFASSIKPCAFWDKSVEPATKVHNRVGSLVVQNEWDSQTPLPSGQALHADLKGSKMVTVRGGEGHGVYPSGNACTDGTVTAYLLTGRLPAKDVTCEATADSNAEARKNQKRDVLPGSPLPERAPDRF; this is encoded by the coding sequence ATGACAGGAAGGATCGATATCGTGCGCAGACGACGTCTCGCGCCCCTGTTGGCCGTGAGTGTCACGGCAACGCTGGCTCCCGCGCTCGTCACCTCGACGGCCACCGCGGCTCCGGCCGCCACCCCGTCGACCGCCTCCTCGACCGCATCCAAGGGCGCGCTGGACCCGTACATGAAGCAGAAGCCGCGCTGGAAGCGGTGCGACACCGACTCCCCGGCGGAGTTCCAGTGCGCCACGATCAAGGTCCCGCTGGACTACCGGGCACCCGGGGGCAAGCGGATCGAGTTAGCCATATCCCGGATCAAGAGCACCACACCCGGCAAGCGCCACGGTGTCCTGTTCTCCAACCCCGGCGGCCCAGGGGGGCAGGGGCTCTACATGCCGCTGGGGATGCGGGAGAGCCTCCCCGAGTCCGCACGGCAGAAGTACGACCTCATCGGCTTCGACCCGCGCGGCGTGGGGCGGAGCAGCCCGGTCTCCTGCGCTCTGGAGCCGGAGGAGGAGAACTGGCTGCGGCCGTACAAGGAGGAGACGTTCGACAAGGACGTCGCCTGGGCACGTGACGTCGCGAACAAGTGCGAGGAGAAGGCCGGCGACAAGCTCCCGCACATCACCACGCGCAACACCGCACGCGACATGGATCTGCTCCGGGCGGTCCTCGGCGAGAAGAAGATCTCGTACGTGGGCTACTCGTACGGCACCTACCTTGGCGCCGTCTACACGCAGCTCTTCCCGGGCCGGGCCGACCGGTTCGTGCTGGACAGCGCGGTCGATCCGGCGCGCGCCTGGCGAGGGATGATCCAGTGGTGGGCGGAGGGCGCAGAGCCCGCGTTCGACCGGTGGACCGAGTGGGCCGCCGAGCGTTCGGAGCAGTACGGCCTCGGTGACACCCCGAAAAAGGTCGACCGGACCTTCTGGGACCTGGTCGCGCAGGCCGACGAGAAGCCCATCGAGGTGGAGGGCCAGCCGATCACCGGTGATGACATCCGCAGCGGCCTGCGGGCGGCGTTCTTCAGCCCGCAGTACGCCACCGAGGCGTTCGTGGAGCTGAAGGAGGCCGCGGCCGGCCGGCCCGCCTCAGCGAAGAAGCTCGCGGCGTTCACCGGGTCCGAGGGGACTCGGACGGCAGGCGCCACGGCCGATGCCGCCGAGGTGCCGACGGACAACATGACGGCGAGCTTCTGGGCCGTGGTGTGCGGCGACAACTCGGCCGCGTGGTCCCGCGATGCCGAGAGCTACCGGCGGGACGCCATCGAGGACAAGGGCCGTTACCCGCTCTTCGGTGACTTCGCGTCCAGCATCAAGCCCTGTGCGTTCTGGGACAAGTCCGTGGAACCGGCGACCAAGGTGCACAACAGGGTCGGGTCCCTGGTCGTCCAGAACGAGTGGGACTCGCAGACCCCCCTGCCCAGCGGTCAGGCCCTGCACGCCGACCTGAAGGGCTCGAAGATGGTCACCGTCCGCGGCGGCGAGGGCCATGGCGTCTACCCGAGCGGCAACGCGTGCACGGACGGCACGGTCACCGCCTACCTGCTCACCGGCAGGCTCCCGGCCAAGGACGTGACCTGCGAGGCGACGGCCGACTCGAACGCGGAGGCACGGAAGAACCAGAAGCGGGACGTGCTCCCCGGGTCTCCTCTCCCGGAGCGTGCCCCGGACCGCTTCTGA
- a CDS encoding SRPBCC family protein has product MTIDVSAERVIPLPPERVAEYAMDWRHDAEWTQGIRTAELTREADEGGFGVNAEITRTAYFLGRRIHYVLRVAAYEPPRLLDMISVAGPMPMHVTYAFEPDARGTRARIRVRGGEGGFYRLAAPLMARQVRSSLRKDLRDLEQRLIGR; this is encoded by the coding sequence ATGACGATCGACGTGTCCGCGGAGCGCGTGATCCCGCTCCCGCCCGAACGGGTGGCCGAGTACGCCATGGACTGGCGCCATGACGCCGAGTGGACCCAGGGCATCCGCACCGCGGAGCTGACCCGGGAGGCGGATGAAGGCGGCTTCGGCGTGAACGCCGAGATCACCCGGACGGCATACTTCCTCGGCCGCCGCATCCACTACGTGCTGCGCGTGGCCGCGTACGAACCGCCCCGCCTGCTGGACATGATTTCCGTGGCCGGACCGATGCCCATGCACGTGACGTACGCCTTCGAGCCGGACGCACGCGGCACCCGCGCCCGCATTCGCGTCCGGGGCGGCGAAGGCGGCTTCTACCGGCTGGCCGCGCCACTCATGGCCCGGCAGGTCCGCTCCTCCCTCCGCAAGGACCTGCGCGACCTCGAACAGCGGCTCATCGGACGGTAG
- a CDS encoding ABC transporter ATP-binding protein, giving the protein METPGTRRVQPGKRSVLLALRYYGRELARLRRLTAPAMLLMALGNIGINYVAPLIVAKLVGDIADDRDVTVDSTLPYVLGFAGVLLFAEALWRVALHCLNRLDALGIEHLYVIGMDELFAKDAAFFHDNFAGSLTKRVLSFASRFEQFVDTLTFQIVGSFVPLAFGAVVLWRYEPLLVVGLLVMIALTGVLVVPLVRRRQALVDQREEAIARVSGHVADSLMNMDTVRAFAAEEREAAEHRSRVATSRRLTLRSWDYGNLRIDTLVAPMSVLTNALGLLLALTLAGDGNGVEAIVVAFTYYSNATRIMFEFNQIYRRLESSMTEAAQFTELLLTPPTVLDPPSPEPLRPRSAGIRFEKVTFAHRGGRPLFEGLDLDVPSGARVGLVGRSGGGKTSLTRLLLRMTDIDGGRILVGGQDISRLRQADLRGQIAYVPQDPAMFHRTLRDNIAFARPDATEAEVRRAAEAAHVTEFADALPDGFDTMVGERGIKLSGGQRQRVALARAILRDAPILLLDEATSALDSESEILVQEALWRLMDGRTALVVAHRLSTVASMDQLVVLDRGRIVEQGTHQELLALDGAYAKLWQHQSGGFLDDTTGRAEVL; this is encoded by the coding sequence ATGGAAACGCCTGGAACGCGCAGGGTTCAGCCGGGCAAACGCTCGGTACTTCTCGCACTTCGTTACTACGGACGGGAGTTGGCCCGGCTCCGCCGGCTGACGGCACCCGCGATGCTGCTCATGGCGCTGGGCAACATCGGAATCAACTACGTCGCGCCGCTGATCGTCGCCAAGCTCGTCGGCGACATCGCCGACGACAGGGACGTCACCGTCGACTCGACGCTGCCGTACGTCCTCGGCTTCGCCGGGGTCCTGCTGTTCGCCGAGGCACTGTGGCGCGTCGCCCTGCACTGCCTCAACCGCCTCGACGCCCTCGGCATCGAGCACCTGTACGTGATCGGGATGGACGAGCTGTTCGCCAAGGACGCCGCGTTCTTCCACGACAACTTCGCCGGTTCGCTGACCAAGCGAGTCCTGAGCTTCGCCTCGCGTTTCGAGCAGTTCGTGGACACGCTGACGTTCCAGATCGTGGGCAGCTTCGTGCCACTGGCGTTCGGGGCGGTGGTGCTGTGGCGCTACGAACCCCTGCTCGTGGTCGGTCTGCTGGTGATGATCGCGCTGACCGGGGTCCTGGTCGTGCCCCTCGTCCGGCGCCGCCAGGCGCTGGTCGACCAACGTGAGGAGGCGATCGCCCGGGTGTCGGGCCACGTCGCCGACAGCCTGATGAACATGGACACGGTGCGGGCGTTCGCCGCGGAGGAGCGCGAGGCCGCCGAGCACCGCTCCCGGGTCGCCACCTCACGCCGGCTCACGCTGCGGTCGTGGGACTACGGCAACCTCCGCATCGACACGCTGGTCGCGCCGATGTCGGTGCTGACCAACGCGCTGGGCCTGCTGCTCGCCCTCACGCTCGCCGGGGACGGGAACGGCGTGGAGGCGATCGTGGTGGCCTTCACCTACTACAGCAACGCGACACGGATCATGTTCGAGTTCAACCAGATCTACCGCCGGCTGGAGAGCTCGATGACGGAGGCCGCGCAGTTCACCGAGCTGCTCCTGACGCCTCCCACCGTGCTCGACCCGCCGTCGCCGGAACCGCTGCGACCCCGGTCCGCCGGCATCCGCTTCGAGAAGGTGACCTTCGCGCACCGGGGCGGACGGCCGTTGTTCGAGGGTCTCGACCTGGACGTGCCGAGCGGGGCGAGGGTCGGCCTGGTCGGCCGGTCCGGCGGCGGCAAGACCTCCCTCACCCGGCTGCTGCTGCGGATGACGGACATCGACGGCGGCCGCATCCTCGTCGGTGGTCAGGACATCAGCCGGCTGCGCCAGGCAGACCTGCGCGGCCAGATCGCGTACGTGCCGCAGGACCCGGCGATGTTCCACCGCACCCTGCGGGACAACATCGCGTTCGCCCGGCCGGACGCCACCGAGGCCGAGGTCCGCCGCGCGGCCGAGGCGGCCCATGTCACGGAGTTCGCCGACGCGCTGCCGGACGGCTTCGACACCATGGTGGGCGAGCGCGGCATCAAGCTGTCCGGCGGTCAGCGCCAGCGCGTCGCCCTCGCCCGGGCGATCCTGCGCGACGCGCCGATCCTGCTGCTCGACGAGGCGACCAGCGCGCTGGACTCGGAGAGCGAAATCCTCGTGCAGGAGGCGCTGTGGCGGCTCATGGACGGGCGGACCGCGCTGGTGGTGGCGCACCGGCTGAGCACGGTCGCCTCCATGGACCAGCTCGTCGTCCTCGACCGCGGACGGATCGTCGAGCAGGGTACGCACCAGGAGCTGCTGGCGCTCGACGGCGCGTACGCGAAGCTGTGGCAGCACCAGTCGGGCGGGTTCCTCGACGACACCACGGGGCGGGCCGAGGTGCTCTGA
- a CDS encoding maleylpyruvate isomerase N-terminal domain-containing protein — MDLFSRSWTALRAAVAELADEDFARPSGCTGWLVRDLVCHLVIDAQDVLITLATPADGEPTRDALTYWEISDTPPTGDDPLDALTVRLAAAYEDPHLLTFHLDDVGSAAGRAAELADPGLRVGTRDEVLTVGDYLSTYVMEWTLHHLDLIAHLPDAAPPPAEALARSREMLEQIAGSAFPPSFSDRDALLVGTGRRAPTAAERAELGRPGSRFPLYLG, encoded by the coding sequence GTGGATCTCTTCTCACGCTCCTGGACGGCGTTGCGCGCGGCGGTCGCCGAGTTGGCCGACGAGGACTTCGCCCGGCCGTCCGGCTGTACCGGCTGGCTGGTGCGGGACCTGGTGTGCCATCTGGTCATCGACGCGCAGGACGTCCTGATCACCCTCGCCACCCCCGCCGACGGGGAACCGACCCGTGACGCGCTGACCTACTGGGAGATCTCCGACACGCCGCCGACCGGAGACGACCCGCTCGACGCGCTGACCGTCCGGCTGGCCGCCGCGTACGAGGATCCGCACCTGCTCACGTTCCACCTGGACGACGTCGGCTCCGCCGCGGGCCGTGCCGCGGAGCTCGCCGACCCGGGGCTCCGGGTCGGCACGCGCGACGAGGTTCTCACCGTGGGCGACTACCTCTCGACGTACGTCATGGAGTGGACGCTGCACCATCTCGACCTGATCGCCCACCTCCCGGACGCCGCGCCGCCCCCCGCGGAAGCACTCGCCCGGTCCCGCGAGATGCTGGAGCAGATCGCCGGGAGCGCGTTCCCCCCGTCGTTCTCCGACCGGGACGCGCTCCTCGTGGGCACGGGGCGGCGGGCACCGACCGCGGCAGAGCGGGCCGAACTGGGCAGACCCGGCTCCAGGTTCCCGCTCTACCTGGGCTGA
- a CDS encoding energy-coupling factor ABC transporter ATP-binding protein produces MSEPALVALRGASFAYEDGPAVLSGLDFEIREGRALALLGRNGSGKTTLMRLLSGGLRPHEGRLTVDGQPVTYDRKGLTRLRTTVQLVVQDPDDQLFAASVEQDVSFGPLNLGLDDTEVRARVAEALAALDITALADRPTHLLSYGQRKRTAIAGAIAMRPRVLILDEPTAGLDPDGQERLLTTLDGLREAGTTVVMATHDVDLALRWADDAALLTPSGVRTGPAPTALARTDLLREAGLRLPWGAAAAELLRAQGLLTGTEPGPRTPTELAALATGRPGTPGG; encoded by the coding sequence ATGAGCGAGCCCGCCCTCGTCGCCCTGCGGGGCGCGTCCTTCGCCTACGAGGACGGCCCGGCCGTGCTCAGCGGCCTCGACTTCGAGATCCGCGAGGGGCGCGCGCTCGCGCTGCTCGGCCGCAACGGCAGCGGCAAGACCACGCTGATGCGGCTCCTCAGCGGCGGACTGCGGCCCCACGAGGGCCGGTTGACGGTCGACGGGCAGCCGGTGACGTACGACCGCAAGGGCCTCACCCGGTTGCGGACGACCGTCCAGCTGGTGGTGCAGGACCCGGACGACCAGCTCTTCGCGGCGTCCGTCGAGCAGGACGTGTCGTTCGGGCCGCTGAACCTCGGTCTGGACGACACGGAGGTGCGGGCGCGGGTGGCGGAGGCGCTCGCCGCCCTGGACATCACCGCCCTCGCCGACCGGCCCACCCATCTGCTCTCCTACGGGCAGCGCAAGCGCACGGCCATCGCGGGCGCGATCGCCATGCGGCCCCGTGTCCTCATCCTCGACGAGCCGACGGCCGGACTCGACCCCGACGGCCAGGAACGGCTCCTCACCACGCTCGACGGACTCCGTGAGGCCGGCACCACGGTGGTGATGGCCACCCACGACGTCGACCTCGCCCTGCGCTGGGCCGACGACGCGGCGCTCCTCACCCCGTCCGGGGTCCGCACCGGGCCCGCCCCCACGGCCCTGGCCCGCACCGACCTCCTCCGGGAGGCGGGCCTGCGACTGCCGTGGGGAGCCGCCGCGGCGGAACTCCTCCGCGCGCAGGGGCTGCTGACCGGCACGGAGCCGGGGCCGCGTACTCCTACGGAACTCGCCGCCCTCGCGACCGGACGGCCGGGCACGCCCGGAGGCTGA
- the cbiQ gene encoding cobalt ECF transporter T component CbiQ: MLPIDAAAHSSRWRRRHPVDKAVLGLGLTLLAISLPPWPGAALVLLTALVVLLGPAGVPGGRLWRAYRVPLGFCVTGALTLLVRVGGPGGFVSLAGDGPVRAGELLLRTSAASLGVLLFAFTTPMSDLLPRLVRAGVPAPVVDVALVTYRMSFLLLDSVRRVRDAQAARLGHTTRAAAWRSLGGLGATAFVRAFDRAVRLQAGLAGRGYDGTLRVLVPEARVSVRFTTASCVLLAALAVLTFVLERPLT; the protein is encoded by the coding sequence GTGCTGCCGATCGACGCGGCGGCGCACAGCAGTCGCTGGCGCCGCCGCCATCCCGTGGACAAGGCCGTGCTCGGGCTGGGTCTGACCCTGCTGGCGATCTCGCTGCCGCCCTGGCCGGGCGCGGCCCTGGTGCTGCTGACCGCCCTGGTGGTGCTGCTGGGTCCGGCGGGCGTCCCCGGGGGCCGGCTGTGGCGGGCCTACCGGGTGCCGCTCGGTTTCTGCGTGACCGGCGCACTGACGCTGCTCGTGCGGGTCGGCGGGCCGGGCGGCTTCGTCTCCCTGGCCGGTGACGGGCCGGTCCGGGCCGGGGAGTTGCTGCTGCGCACCTCGGCGGCCTCCCTGGGGGTGCTGCTGTTCGCGTTCACCACGCCCATGTCCGACCTGTTGCCGCGGCTGGTCCGGGCCGGGGTGCCGGCGCCGGTCGTCGACGTCGCGCTCGTGACGTACCGGATGAGCTTCCTGCTGCTGGACTCCGTGCGCCGGGTCCGTGACGCGCAGGCCGCCCGGCTCGGGCACACCACGCGGGCCGCCGCCTGGCGTTCCCTGGGCGGTCTCGGCGCCACCGCGTTCGTCCGGGCCTTCGACCGGGCGGTCCGCCTCCAGGCCGGTCTCGCCGGGCGCGGTTACGACGGCACCCTGCGCGTCCTGGTGCCCGAGGCCCGTGTCTCCGTCCGCTTCACGACGGCCAGTTGCGTACTCCTCGCGGCGCTGGCCGTCCTCACCTTCGTACTGGAAAGGCCGCTGACATGA
- a CDS encoding energy-coupling factor ABC transporter substrate-binding protein, which produces MSRNTKINLLLLLAVAALAVLPLALGLGDHKEQPFTGSDGEAETAITEIEPDYKPWFSPLYEPPSGEIESALFSLQAALGAGVLAYYFGLRRGRRQGEQRARERDSENPAAGTAEESTAEGA; this is translated from the coding sequence ATGAGCAGGAACACGAAGATCAACCTTCTGCTGCTGCTCGCCGTGGCCGCGCTGGCCGTGCTGCCGCTCGCGCTCGGCCTCGGCGACCACAAGGAGCAGCCGTTCACGGGCTCCGACGGTGAGGCGGAGACGGCGATCACCGAGATCGAGCCGGACTACAAGCCCTGGTTCTCCCCCCTGTACGAACCGCCGTCCGGTGAGATCGAGTCGGCGCTGTTCTCCCTCCAGGCGGCCCTCGGCGCCGGTGTCCTCGCCTACTACTTCGGCCTGCGCCGGGGCAGGCGGCAGGGTGAGCAGCGGGCGCGCGAGCGGGACTCGGAGAACCCGGCGGCCGGCACCGCCGAGGAGTCCACGGCCGAAGGGGCCTGA
- a CDS encoding energy-coupling factor ABC transporter permease → MHIAEGFLPPAHAVAWGVASAPFVLHGVRSLTREVREHPESTLLLGASGAFTFVLSALKLPSVTGSCSHPTGTGLGAILFRPPAMAVLGTITLLFQALLLAHGGLTTLGANVFSMAIVGPWAGYAVYRLLRRYDVPLMVAVFFAAFVADLSTYCVTSVQLALAFPDPGSGFLGALGKFGSIFAVTQIPLAVSEGLLTVLVMRLLAQSSKGELTRLGVLLDKEESRSETEAVAR, encoded by the coding sequence ATGCACATTGCCGAGGGTTTCCTGCCTCCGGCGCACGCGGTCGCCTGGGGCGTCGCGTCTGCGCCGTTCGTCCTCCACGGAGTCCGGTCGCTCACCCGTGAGGTGCGCGAGCACCCCGAGAGCACCCTGCTCCTCGGCGCCTCCGGCGCCTTCACGTTCGTCCTGTCCGCCCTGAAACTGCCGTCCGTCACCGGCAGCTGCTCCCACCCCACCGGCACGGGCCTGGGCGCCATCCTGTTCCGGCCGCCCGCCATGGCGGTGCTGGGCACCATCACCCTGCTCTTCCAGGCGCTGCTGCTCGCGCACGGCGGTCTGACGACGCTCGGCGCCAACGTCTTCTCCATGGCGATCGTCGGGCCCTGGGCGGGCTACGCGGTGTACCGGCTGCTGCGCCGCTACGACGTGCCGCTGATGGTCGCCGTGTTCTTCGCCGCGTTCGTCGCCGACCTGTCCACGTACTGCGTCACCAGCGTGCAGCTGGCGCTCGCGTTCCCCGACCCGGGCAGCGGGTTCCTGGGCGCGCTCGGCAAGTTCGGCTCCATCTTCGCCGTCACCCAGATCCCGCTCGCGGTGAGCGAGGGGCTGCTGACGGTGCTCGTGATGCGGCTGCTGGCGCAGTCCAGCAAGGGCGAACTGACCCGGCTGGGTGTGCTCCTCGACAAGGAGGAGTCGCGCAGCGAGACCGAGGCGGTGGCCCGATGA
- a CDS encoding serine/threonine-protein kinase, which yields MLLAGRYRLDVEIGRGGMGEVWRAYDETLARAVAVKLLLPQDTDATAASRFRLEAQTAGRLNHPNLVGVLDFGEYDNRLYLVMELVEGDSLAGVLSVSGALPAERVAQLAAQAAAGLAAAHQQGIVHRDIKPANLLLDAGGTLKIGDFGIARFLDDPGAALTATGQIVGTGLYLAPERALGRPAGPASDMYSLGCVLYQLLSGRPPFQADTAVALLHQHLDNAPVPPRELGVAGLPPAFESYLLALLAKQPEDRPTAQQAAEWFAGGAWRGLPEPLPEAASPMPSAGPGPYAAAGSGSPTTYGLPTGSRTAPGGRARRAAPRSGFGDHRRTAAVVAAAAVFLAAMLAGVLWFSPDNTATEGTEPDASPSASSPAASPTAGSADPLASAPAAATTPTAGTVADVTPSTTAPGSPAPDATTPGPTGPAQETSDSSPEKADKPKQEQPPGSWGNGEDEDDEGDD from the coding sequence GTGCTGCTAGCGGGCCGCTACCGGCTGGACGTTGAGATCGGGCGCGGCGGAATGGGAGAGGTCTGGCGTGCGTACGACGAGACGCTCGCCAGAGCGGTGGCCGTCAAATTGCTGCTGCCCCAGGACACCGACGCCACGGCGGCCTCCCGGTTCCGTCTGGAGGCCCAGACGGCCGGGCGTCTGAACCACCCCAATCTGGTGGGGGTCCTGGACTTCGGCGAGTACGACAACCGGCTGTACCTGGTGATGGAGCTGGTCGAGGGCGACAGCCTCGCCGGGGTGCTGTCCGTCTCCGGCGCGCTCCCCGCCGAGCGGGTGGCACAACTCGCCGCGCAGGCCGCCGCGGGACTCGCCGCCGCGCACCAGCAGGGCATCGTGCACCGCGACATCAAGCCCGCCAACCTCCTGCTGGACGCGGGCGGCACGCTGAAGATCGGCGACTTCGGCATCGCGCGCTTCCTCGACGACCCGGGCGCCGCGCTCACCGCGACCGGCCAGATCGTCGGCACCGGCCTCTACCTCGCACCCGAACGGGCCCTGGGCCGGCCCGCGGGCCCCGCCTCCGACATGTACTCCCTGGGGTGCGTGCTCTACCAGCTCCTCAGCGGCCGCCCGCCGTTCCAGGCCGACACCGCCGTCGCGCTCCTCCACCAGCATCTCGACAACGCCCCCGTGCCGCCCCGCGAGCTCGGTGTCGCCGGTCTGCCGCCGGCCTTCGAGAGCTACCTCCTCGCCCTGCTCGCCAAGCAGCCCGAGGACCGGCCCACGGCGCAGCAGGCCGCCGAGTGGTTCGCCGGCGGCGCCTGGCGGGGGCTGCCCGAGCCGCTGCCGGAGGCGGCGTCCCCGATGCCGTCCGCCGGGCCGGGGCCATATGCGGCAGCCGGATCCGGCTCCCCGACCACTTACGGGCTGCCCACGGGGTCTCGCACCGCCCCGGGCGGGCGTGCACGTCGCGCCGCGCCCCGCAGCGGTTTCGGCGACCACCGGAGAACGGCCGCGGTGGTGGCCGCGGCGGCCGTCTTCCTCGCCGCGATGCTCGCCGGCGTGCTGTGGTTCTCGCCCGACAACACCGCGACGGAGGGCACCGAACCCGACGCGTCCCCGTCCGCGAGCAGCCCGGCCGCCTCGCCGACCGCCGGCTCCGCCGACCCTCTGGCCTCCGCCCCGGCGGCCGCCACCACGCCGACCGCCGGCACAGTGGCCGATGTCACCCCCTCCACCACGGCACCCGGTTCCCCGGCCCCCGACGCAACGACGCCCGGCCCCACGGGCCCGGCGCAGGAGACGAGCGACAGTTCGCCGGAGAAGGCGGACAAGCCCAAGCAGGAACAGCCTCCCGGGTCCTGGGGGAACGGGGAGGACGAGGACGACGAGGGTGACGACTGA